From Rhodoferax sp. AJA081-3, the proteins below share one genomic window:
- the argA gene encoding amino-acid N-acetyltransferase, with translation MTTVFNFTFVPWFRSVAPYIHKFRNQTFVVGIAGEAIAAGKLPHLAQDLAMIQSMGVKIVLVHGFRPQVNEQLKAKGHTPKYSHGIRITDEVALDCAQEAAGQLRYEIEAAFSQGLPNTPMADSTVRVISGNFITARPVGIVDGVDFQHSGLVRKVDIAGIARTLDMGAMVLLSPFGFSPTGEAFNLTMEEVATSVATALQADKLIFVTEVPGVRMRPLEAASDDNPIDTELPLAAAEQLLRQLPAANTPTDTAFYLQHCVKACKNGVERSHIIPFAVDGSILLEVYVHDGIGTMVVDEKLESLREATEEDVGGILQLIEPFEKDGTLVKRSRTEIERDVGNYTIIEHDGVIFACAALYPYPEARTAEMAALTVSPDVQGQGDGERVLKRVEQRAKAAGLDSIFVLTTRTMHWFIKRGFVQVDPDWLPEARKRKYNWDRKSQVLVKKLA, from the coding sequence ATGACCACTGTTTTCAATTTCACCTTCGTGCCCTGGTTCCGTTCGGTCGCGCCTTACATCCACAAATTCCGCAACCAGACGTTTGTGGTCGGTATCGCCGGTGAGGCCATCGCCGCGGGCAAGCTGCCGCACCTGGCGCAGGATCTCGCCATGATCCAGAGCATGGGTGTGAAGATTGTGCTGGTGCACGGCTTTCGCCCCCAGGTGAACGAACAACTCAAGGCCAAGGGCCACACGCCCAAATACAGCCACGGCATTCGTATCACCGATGAGGTGGCGCTGGACTGTGCCCAAGAGGCCGCGGGCCAGCTGCGTTATGAGATCGAAGCTGCGTTCAGCCAGGGCCTGCCCAACACGCCCATGGCCGACTCCACGGTGCGCGTCATCTCGGGCAACTTCATCACTGCGCGGCCGGTGGGCATTGTGGATGGCGTGGATTTTCAGCACAGTGGCCTGGTGCGCAAGGTGGACATTGCCGGCATTGCCCGCACGCTGGACATGGGCGCCATGGTGCTGCTGTCGCCCTTTGGCTTCTCCCCTACCGGTGAGGCCTTCAACCTGACCATGGAAGAAGTGGCAACCTCGGTGGCCACGGCGCTGCAGGCAGACAAGCTCATTTTTGTGACCGAGGTGCCGGGTGTGCGCATGCGCCCGCTCGAAGCCGCATCAGACGACAACCCCATCGACACCGAACTGCCGCTGGCCGCGGCCGAACAATTGCTGCGCCAGCTACCCGCCGCCAATACGCCTACCGACACCGCGTTCTACCTGCAGCACTGCGTGAAGGCCTGCAAGAACGGCGTGGAACGCAGCCACATCATTCCCTTCGCGGTGGATGGTTCCATCCTGCTGGAGGTGTATGTGCACGATGGCATTGGCACCATGGTGGTGGACGAAAAGCTGGAAAGCCTGCGCGAAGCCACGGAAGAAGACGTGGGCGGCATCCTTCAGCTGATTGAGCCATTTGAGAAAGATGGCACTCTGGTCAAGCGCAGCCGTACCGAGATTGAGCGCGACGTCGGCAACTACACCATCATCGAACACGACGGCGTGATCTTCGCCTGTGCGGCGCTTTACCCCTACCCCGAAGCCCGCACCGCTGAAATGGCGGCACTGACCGTGTCTCCCGATGTGCAGGGCCAGGGTGACGGCGAGCGTGTTTTGAAGCGTGTAGAACAGCGCGCCAAGGCCGCCGGCCTGGACAGCATTTTTGTGCTGACCACCCGCACCATGCACTGGTTCATTAAACGTGGTTTTGTGCAGGTGGACCCGGACTGGTTGCCCGAGGCCCGCAAGCGCAAGTACAACTGGGACCGCAAGAGCCAGGTGCTGGTGAAGAAGTTAGCCTAG
- a CDS encoding class I SAM-dependent methyltransferase produces MQNRKNKLLAGIDLASSIGAEIGPLHNPIVGKHLGEVIYVDHCDADQLRRHYANDKDVNPDAICVDAVWGVQTLLQGVQAYFTRLGKVPRALDYVLASHVIEHVPDLVTWLQEIRSVLKEDGKVRLAVPDKRYTFDYLRRTTNLTDVLAAFASKARIPTTQCLLDFCLNEVPVDCVAAWQGTLDAASLKKAHTLEGALHVARDAIQNGTYHDVHCWVFTPASFAALFAEMSRQGLIDFACTDFYDTQVNEIEFIVNMRVCDNAFERTQSWQYMADQAEHKTTPSASAAVVAEPKVEPALG; encoded by the coding sequence ATGCAGAATAGAAAAAACAAGCTGCTGGCGGGCATCGACCTGGCCAGCAGCATAGGTGCTGAAATTGGACCGCTGCACAACCCCATCGTGGGCAAACACCTCGGCGAGGTGATCTACGTGGACCACTGTGATGCAGATCAATTGCGACGGCACTACGCCAACGACAAAGACGTCAACCCCGATGCCATTTGTGTGGATGCGGTATGGGGTGTCCAGACGTTGCTGCAGGGCGTGCAAGCCTACTTCACCCGCTTGGGCAAGGTGCCACGGGCGTTGGACTATGTTTTGGCCTCACATGTCATTGAACATGTGCCAGACCTGGTGACCTGGCTGCAGGAAATCCGCTCGGTATTGAAGGAAGATGGCAAGGTCAGGCTGGCCGTGCCAGACAAGCGTTATACCTTTGACTACCTGCGCCGCACAACCAACCTGACCGACGTCTTGGCTGCCTTTGCCAGCAAGGCGCGTATTCCCACCACGCAGTGTCTGCTGGACTTTTGTCTCAACGAAGTACCGGTAGATTGCGTAGCGGCATGGCAAGGCACCTTGGACGCCGCATCCTTGAAAAAGGCCCATACCCTGGAAGGAGCCTTGCATGTGGCGCGGGACGCAATACAAAACGGTACCTACCACGACGTGCACTGCTGGGTCTTCACCCCCGCTTCGTTTGCTGCGCTGTTTGCAGAAATGTCTCGCCAGGGTTTGATCGATTTTGCGTGTACCGACTTTTACGATACCCAGGTCAATGAAATCGAGTTCATTGTGAACATGCGTGTCTGTGACAACGCTTTTGAGCGCACACAAAGTTGGCAATACATGGCCGACCAGGCCGAACACAAAACCACACCAAGCGCAAGCGCAGCGGTGGTTGCAGAGCCCAAAGTAGAACCAGCCCTAGGCTAA
- a CDS encoding response regulator, with protein sequence MSSSIWVKVVGFSAVERHSLNTLFRLSVRQTPAYCLWTPDAPAPPHVTLIDMDCHEAEVELASPTFNPNLKIICVGNKTHNKAWRSFQRPVDWNAMVQVLDGLFASHAYVDVVTGFDELDEQTVPPGMRVTLVVGLKPAERMYLRARLSLAGLTDVDEFETAEQASASLAHRHYDVIIVGLELSDIDPWALVQSFKAMPTPPQAVIVATEKPSWSAMEKAEQMGCAGLLEIPFNPPQVMGLLLKV encoded by the coding sequence ATGTCATCCAGCATTTGGGTCAAAGTAGTCGGTTTCAGTGCCGTTGAGCGGCACTCGCTCAATACCCTGTTCCGCCTCTCCGTGCGCCAGACGCCCGCCTATTGCCTGTGGACACCCGATGCTCCGGCACCACCCCATGTGACATTGATCGACATGGATTGCCACGAGGCCGAGGTCGAACTGGCCTCACCCACCTTTAATCCCAATCTGAAGATTATTTGTGTGGGCAATAAGACCCACAACAAGGCATGGCGATCCTTCCAGCGCCCGGTGGACTGGAATGCCATGGTGCAGGTATTGGATGGCCTGTTTGCCTCCCACGCCTACGTGGATGTGGTGACCGGTTTTGATGAACTGGATGAACAAACCGTGCCCCCCGGCATGCGGGTGACGCTAGTGGTCGGGTTGAAACCCGCGGAACGCATGTACCTGCGTGCCCGGTTGTCCCTGGCGGGGCTGACCGATGTGGACGAGTTCGAGACGGCAGAGCAAGCCAGTGCCAGCCTGGCGCATCGCCACTACGACGTCATTATTGTTGGGCTGGAGTTGAGCGATATAGACCCCTGGGCACTGGTGCAGAGCTTCAAGGCCATGCCAACACCACCCCAGGCCGTAATCGTCGCCACCGAAAAGCCCTCGTGGTCTGCCATGGAGAAAGCCGAACAAATGGGTTGTGCCGGTTTGCTGGAGATACCCTTTAACCCACCCCAGGTGATGGGCCTGCTGCTCAAGGTCTGA
- a CDS encoding oxidative damage protection protein — MARTVNCIKLGKEAEGMDFPPYPGELGKRIWESVSKEAWAAWLKHQTMLVNENRLNLADARARQYLARQMENHFFGDGADAAQGYVPPAA, encoded by the coding sequence ATGGCACGCACCGTCAACTGTATCAAGCTGGGCAAAGAAGCCGAGGGCATGGATTTTCCGCCCTACCCTGGCGAATTGGGCAAACGCATCTGGGAAAGCGTCAGCAAGGAAGCCTGGGCGGCCTGGCTCAAGCACCAAACCATGCTGGTGAATGAAAACCGTTTGAACCTGGCTGATGCCCGCGCGCGCCAGTACCTGGCCCGCCAGATGGAAAACCATTTCTTTGGTGATGGCGCCGACGCCGCCCAGGGTTATGTGCCGCCAGCGGCCTGA
- a CDS encoding FAD-dependent oxidoreductase, producing MAPPAFAACGLPGAWAHRPSWTVLDTDFQDGQHFLNALRAWQHHPGRPRMLHYVGITAVAPDCTAVHDLPQALAPHWVDLRPGFHRILLEHGQVSLTLCVGDVSAMLGEHVFQTDTLLARAPADKWEVQALARRCKRGTRFWVAAPSAGPMGNEHQSEKVAQLQSAGFQLDPTDIPTTAITGRFDPRWHISTSRTPSHHVQPVPARCAIVGAGITGASVAHALALRGWEVTVFDGQAQAACGASGLPVGLAVPHVSADDNPRSRMSRSGTHLLQQHARHLLLRGQDWEPSGVMERLPEGDSLWHARACWIKPAALVHAWLAHPGIRFVGASRVARLHHTDGLWHVFGPQDVHLGRFEAVVVANAMGCADLLAAVPTDGAAGLALQDKLAALQAVHGTLSQGRFTQEIAGLPAKPVNGDGCFISLDDTTGTQWFAGSTFETDAALAADGALQHAANMERLRHLLQIPGTDLIAALNRAPVSLWSSTRCVTHDRLPLVGPVDAAAGPGLWLSVGMGSRGLSFSALCAELLVARMGAEPLPLEFSLSLSLDANRPRRRPSAPDKH from the coding sequence ATGGCGCCACCCGCTTTTGCGGCTTGTGGACTGCCCGGGGCATGGGCCCATCGTCCGTCCTGGACGGTGCTGGACACCGATTTCCAGGATGGCCAGCACTTTTTGAATGCCTTGCGGGCCTGGCAACACCATCCCGGGCGGCCGCGCATGTTGCACTACGTGGGCATCACCGCGGTGGCGCCAGACTGCACGGCCGTGCACGATTTGCCCCAAGCATTGGCACCCCACTGGGTCGACCTGCGTCCCGGTTTTCACAGAATTTTGCTGGAGCATGGGCAGGTCTCATTGACGCTGTGTGTGGGTGATGTGTCGGCCATGTTGGGCGAGCACGTGTTCCAGACCGACACCCTGCTCGCACGGGCACCTGCCGATAAATGGGAAGTCCAGGCCTTGGCCCGTCGCTGCAAACGGGGGACCCGGTTTTGGGTCGCTGCACCGTCTGCGGGCCCCATGGGGAACGAACACCAGTCTGAGAAGGTTGCACAGTTGCAATCCGCCGGCTTTCAGTTGGACCCGACCGACATACCCACCACGGCCATCACCGGGCGATTTGACCCACGGTGGCACATTTCGACCAGCCGCACGCCGTCTCACCACGTGCAGCCGGTGCCAGCGCGCTGCGCCATTGTGGGTGCCGGAATAACAGGTGCCAGTGTGGCCCACGCGCTGGCTTTGCGCGGATGGGAGGTGACGGTGTTCGACGGCCAGGCGCAGGCTGCGTGTGGTGCCTCGGGTTTGCCGGTGGGCTTGGCGGTACCCCATGTGTCGGCTGATGACAACCCGCGCTCCCGCATGTCGCGCAGCGGAACCCATTTGCTGCAGCAACACGCCCGCCATTTGTTACTGCGTGGACAGGATTGGGAACCCTCAGGGGTGATGGAACGTCTACCCGAGGGCGACAGCCTTTGGCATGCACGCGCCTGCTGGATCAAACCCGCTGCCTTGGTGCACGCCTGGTTGGCGCATCCCGGCATCCGTTTTGTTGGCGCAAGCCGTGTCGCCCGACTGCACCACACGGACGGTTTGTGGCATGTATTTGGCCCCCAGGACGTGCACTTGGGGCGCTTCGAAGCCGTGGTTGTGGCAAATGCCATGGGCTGCGCCGACCTCTTGGCTGCCGTACCAACCGATGGTGCTGCAGGCCTTGCGCTGCAGGACAAGCTGGCCGCGTTGCAGGCCGTACACGGCACCCTGAGTCAGGGCCGATTTACACAGGAGATTGCCGGTCTGCCCGCCAAGCCGGTCAACGGAGATGGGTGTTTCATATCCCTTGATGACACCACCGGTACGCAATGGTTCGCCGGCTCAACGTTTGAGACCGATGCAGCCTTGGCTGCCGACGGAGCCCTGCAGCACGCTGCCAATATGGAGCGCCTGCGACACCTATTGCAGATACCGGGCACGGATCTGATAGCAGCCCTGAACCGCGCGCCCGTGTCACTGTGGTCGTCAACCCGCTGCGTCACGCATGACCGTTTGCCCTTGGTGGGCCCAGTGGATGCAGCTGCAGGCCCTGGCCTGTGGCTGTCTGTGGGCATGGGCTCGCGGGGGCTCAGTTTCTCGGCGCTGTGTGCGGAATTGTTGGTGGCACGTATGGGCGCGGAGCCGCTACCGCTGGAGTTCAGTCTGTCACTCAGCCTGGATGCCAACCGCCCACGGCGGCGGCCGTCTGCACCAGACAAACACTAA
- a CDS encoding disulfide bond formation protein B, whose amino-acid sequence MTSVLALFDTAPRRIFASIFLACLGLLAFGMYLQHVVGLNPCPMCVVQRYALVLVALCSALAGASDRKSIQLTGGVLMVLMSVAGAYVAANQSWLQWYPPEVVSCGRDIYGMIETFPLQRAIPMIFKGGGDCTKVDWTFLGASIANWSFLCFSGIAVIGAVLVWRRSRRA is encoded by the coding sequence TTGACTTCCGTTTTGGCACTTTTTGATACGGCGCCCCGGCGCATTTTTGCGTCCATCTTCCTGGCCTGCCTGGGCCTGTTGGCTTTTGGCATGTACTTGCAGCATGTGGTGGGGCTGAACCCCTGCCCGATGTGTGTTGTGCAGCGGTATGCTCTTGTTTTGGTAGCACTATGTTCAGCATTGGCGGGGGCTAGTGACCGAAAATCCATACAACTAACCGGCGGCGTGTTGATGGTGCTGATGTCAGTGGCAGGCGCCTATGTGGCCGCCAACCAGAGCTGGCTGCAGTGGTACCCGCCCGAAGTGGTGTCCTGTGGGCGTGACATCTACGGCATGATAGAAACCTTCCCCCTGCAACGCGCTATCCCCATGATCTTCAAGGGCGGAGGTGATTGCACCAAGGTGGACTGGACCTTCCTGGGCGCCTCCATTGCCAACTGGTCCTTCCTGTGCTTCAGCGGTATTGCCGTCATCGGCGCGGTGCTGGTGTGGCGGCGCAGCCGCAGGGCCTGA
- a CDS encoding ABC transporter permease has product MDESLLATMVASTLRLATPLIFCALAGLFSERSGVVDIGLEGKMLFAAFAAGAAGAVWGSTTLALLAAIGVAVALSWMHGLACVSYRGDQVVSGVAINIIAAGLTVVLGIAWFAQGGQTPAVGNAVRIQALFPQAPAALAGIPWIGPLVGEGLLSHNPMVYLALALVPLSWWLLFRTRFGLRLRAVGENPQMVDAAGVSVMRLRYGALTLNGVLCGLAGSYLVLAQSANFSPNMTAGRGFMALAALIFGRWYPVGAFWACLLFGFLDAAAILMQGVELPLVGEVPVQIIQALPYVLTVVLLAGFIGKAIAPKALGRPYSKDR; this is encoded by the coding sequence ATGGATGAATCCCTGCTGGCGACCATGGTGGCGTCCACGCTAAGGCTGGCCACTCCGTTGATTTTTTGCGCCCTGGCAGGCCTGTTCTCCGAACGCTCGGGCGTGGTGGATATCGGCCTGGAGGGCAAGATGCTGTTCGCGGCCTTTGCTGCGGGTGCTGCGGGTGCCGTGTGGGGCTCTACCACGCTGGCCTTGCTGGCGGCGATCGGGGTTGCGGTTGCGCTGTCGTGGATGCATGGCCTGGCCTGCGTCAGCTACCGGGGTGACCAGGTGGTGTCGGGTGTGGCCATCAACATCATTGCTGCGGGCCTGACGGTGGTGCTCGGTATTGCCTGGTTTGCCCAGGGTGGGCAGACACCTGCAGTCGGCAATGCGGTGCGCATACAGGCCCTGTTTCCGCAGGCACCGGCGGCGCTCGCGGGCATACCGTGGATAGGCCCCTTGGTGGGCGAGGGCCTGTTAAGCCACAACCCCATGGTCTACCTGGCCTTGGCCCTGGTGCCCTTGTCGTGGTGGCTGTTGTTCAGAACGCGTTTTGGTCTGCGCCTGCGGGCTGTGGGTGAAAACCCCCAAATGGTGGATGCAGCCGGCGTGTCGGTCATGCGCCTGCGTTATGGCGCGCTCACACTGAATGGTGTTTTGTGTGGACTGGCCGGCAGCTACCTGGTGCTGGCACAAAGCGCCAACTTTTCCCCCAACATGACTGCGGGCCGCGGCTTCATGGCTTTGGCCGCCTTGATTTTTGGACGTTGGTACCCCGTCGGGGCTTTTTGGGCCTGCCTGTTGTTCGGCTTTCTGGATGCTGCGGCCATACTGATGCAGGGCGTCGAGCTACCCCTGGTGGGCGAGGTACCGGTTCAAATCATCCAGGCCTTGCCCTATGTGCTGACGGTGGTGTTGTTGGCGGGCTTCATTGGCAAGGCCATTGCACCCAAAGCCCTGGGACGACCCTACAGCAAGGACCGCTAG
- the hrpA gene encoding ATP-dependent RNA helicase HrpA: MAAMAAHQVIIVCGETGSGKTTQLPKIALAMGRGKLNYPAGQRAKLIGHTQPRRIAASSVAKRIAEELKTPLGEVVGFKVRFQDRLSKDASVKLMTDGILLAETQTDPLLNAYDTIIIDEAHERSLNIDFLLGYLRQILPRRPDLKIVVTSATIDAQRFADHFKSSIGPAPVIMVSGRMFPVEQRYRPFEESREYDLNNAIADGVDELWRDVHNQGDILVFLPGEREIREAADHLRKHLSHQPVMCSAEVLPLFARLSPAEQDRIFDGHTGRRVVLATNVAETSLTVPGIRYVIDAGTARVKRYSFRSKVEQLLVEPISQAAANQRSGRCGRVANGICIRLYDEKDFNGRERFTDPEILRSSLAGVILRMKSLHLGIVEDFPFLERPSGRAIADGYQLLNELGAVDDSNELTPLGTELSRLPLDPRVGRMLLEARSREALDEALVIASALSVQDVRDRPMEAQQQADTAHQKFDDEKSEFTGYLKLWKWIHDARGGSSPATPGVGMAERSAPCPPPALRAPPLPTQNARPSQRPASAYGQTHTATHKLTNRQYEQLLRQNFVNIRRVREWKDIYSQLHTVVAEHKWRLNTKPASYEQLHLSMLSGLLGNIGCKLETEGDSKPGAGGEYLGARGIKFYAHPGAHLTKKPGRWIIASELVETTRLFGRGIANIEPQWLEQVGGHLLKRQLLDPHWEKKAAEVVALERATLYGIVVYNGRRTNYSRVDMAGAREIFIRQALVEGEWETSLPFLAANRKLIKQVEELEHKARRQDVLVDDELIYAYYDQQLPADVCSGHSFERWYREESKKPQYNPGGRAGGRFAEVKEEPAQRAGDTQQNDRPHGRSESTLLRLTREELMRHEAAGITTASFPKTIRLGGVDCAATYLHEPGDPRDGLTVTVPLFVLNQVNDERCEWLVPGMLKDKVQALLKTLHQRPRSRLVPLPDTATKFAEVLNAPERFGSGALIDALLKLVREATSVDVARADIKADMLTPHFFMNFRVVDEHGRQLGHGRNLGALKAELGAQARGAFQALAGLKLAQVGAAGAAQAPDAAGAAVAAPGKPFKQNQPLAPANANGNAIKSGVNQAAAAPAKSTAPAVTEQRHTAWTFGELPELLEIRKGGQTLIGFPALIDQGDAVTIEVFDEPEVSAAKHRAGLRRLFALQIKDALKYLEKNIPDLQKMAVAYMNVGKAENGTGGGTLEELREQIIAVALDRAFLLDPLPTDEFAFKRRVEEGRGRLTLIATEVARMAGTILLEHAAAARKIKDTKTAPDAVADCAQQINRLVPKRFLQAAPWPRLQHMARYLKAITLRLDKYRADPARDAARLAELRPLEQRYWRLVAERKGSVDERMQEFRWLMEELRVSFFAQELRTPQPVSVKRLDKAWAQLSA; this comes from the coding sequence ATGGCCGCCATGGCGGCCCACCAGGTCATCATCGTCTGTGGTGAGACGGGTTCGGGCAAAACCACACAACTGCCCAAGATCGCCTTGGCCATGGGCCGCGGCAAGCTCAACTACCCGGCGGGCCAGCGCGCCAAGTTGATTGGCCACACGCAGCCACGCCGTATTGCCGCCAGCAGCGTCGCCAAGCGTATTGCCGAAGAGTTGAAAACACCACTGGGCGAGGTGGTGGGCTTCAAGGTGCGCTTCCAGGACCGCCTGTCCAAAGATGCCTCCGTCAAACTGATGACCGACGGCATCTTGCTGGCAGAAACGCAGACCGACCCGCTGCTCAATGCCTACGACACCATCATCATCGACGAGGCGCACGAGCGCAGCCTGAACATCGACTTCTTGCTGGGTTACCTGCGCCAGATCTTGCCGCGCAGGCCGGACCTGAAGATTGTGGTGACCTCCGCCACGATTGATGCCCAGCGTTTTGCTGACCACTTCAAATCATCAATAGGTCCGGCCCCGGTCATCATGGTGTCGGGCCGCATGTTCCCGGTGGAGCAGCGTTACCGGCCGTTTGAAGAGTCGCGCGAGTACGATTTGAACAACGCAATTGCCGACGGTGTGGACGAACTCTGGCGCGATGTGCACAACCAGGGCGACATCCTGGTCTTCCTGCCCGGTGAGCGCGAGATCCGTGAGGCGGCGGACCATCTGCGCAAACACCTGAGCCACCAGCCCGTCATGTGCAGTGCCGAAGTGCTGCCACTCTTCGCCCGACTGAGCCCGGCCGAGCAGGACCGCATTTTTGACGGTCACACCGGTCGGCGCGTCGTGCTGGCGACCAATGTGGCCGAGACCTCGCTGACCGTGCCGGGTATCCGTTACGTGATCGACGCGGGTACCGCACGTGTCAAGCGCTACAGCTTTAGAAGCAAGGTGGAGCAGTTGCTGGTGGAGCCGATCAGCCAGGCCGCCGCCAATCAGCGTTCCGGCCGTTGCGGGCGGGTGGCCAACGGTATCTGCATACGGCTCTACGACGAAAAGGACTTTAACGGACGCGAACGGTTTACCGACCCAGAAATTTTGCGGTCCTCGCTGGCCGGCGTCATCCTGCGCATGAAGTCGCTGCACTTAGGGATAGTTGAAGACTTCCCGTTCCTGGAGCGACCGTCTGGCCGCGCCATTGCCGACGGCTACCAGTTGCTCAATGAACTTGGCGCTGTGGACGATTCAAATGAATTAACGCCGCTAGGTACCGAGCTGTCCCGCCTGCCGCTGGACCCGCGCGTGGGCCGCATGTTGCTCGAAGCCCGCTCGCGCGAAGCGCTGGACGAAGCACTGGTGATCGCGTCGGCCCTGAGTGTGCAGGATGTGCGCGACCGGCCCATGGAGGCGCAGCAGCAGGCCGATACGGCACACCAGAAGTTCGATGACGAAAAGAGCGAGTTCACCGGCTACCTGAAGCTTTGGAAGTGGATCCACGACGCAAGAGGCGGGTCATCTCCGGCAACACCGGGAGTTGGAATGGCCGAGCGTTCTGCTCCGTGTCCCCCGCCCGCTCTGCGGGCTCCTCCTTTACCTACGCAGAACGCCCGTCCATCCCAACGCCCTGCAAGCGCTTACGGACAAACTCACACAGCGACACACAAACTAACCAACCGCCAATACGAACAACTCCTGCGCCAGAACTTCGTCAACATCCGCCGCGTCCGCGAGTGGAAAGACATCTACAGCCAGCTCCACACCGTTGTGGCAGAACACAAGTGGCGCCTCAACACCAAGCCCGCCAGCTACGAACAACTGCACCTCTCCATGCTGTCCGGTTTGCTAGGCAACATCGGCTGCAAACTCGAAACCGAGGGCGACAGTAAACCCGGTGCCGGTGGCGAATACCTCGGGGCGCGCGGCATCAAGTTCTACGCCCACCCCGGCGCACACCTGACCAAAAAGCCGGGCCGTTGGATCATCGCCTCCGAGCTGGTGGAAACCACACGCCTCTTTGGCCGCGGCATCGCCAACATCGAACCCCAGTGGCTGGAGCAGGTTGGAGGACATCTGCTGAAGAGACAGCTGCTGGACCCGCACTGGGAGAAAAAAGCCGCCGAAGTCGTCGCACTGGAACGCGCCACGCTCTACGGCATCGTCGTCTACAACGGCAGGCGCACCAACTACAGCCGCGTAGACATGGCCGGTGCCCGCGAAATCTTCATCCGCCAAGCTTTGGTCGAAGGCGAGTGGGAAACATCACTGCCCTTCCTGGCCGCTAACCGGAAACTCATCAAACAGGTCGAAGAGCTGGAACACAAGGCCCGCCGCCAAGACGTGCTGGTGGACGACGAGCTGATCTACGCCTACTACGACCAGCAGTTGCCCGCCGACGTATGCAGCGGCCATAGCTTTGAGCGCTGGTATCGCGAGGAGTCCAAGAAGCCGCAGTACAACCCCGGAGGCCGTGCGGGTGGGCGTTTTGCGGAGGTAAAGGAGGAGCCCGCGCAGCGGGCGGGGGACACGCAGCAAAACGACCGCCCGCATGGCCGCAGCGAGAGCACCCTCCTGCGCCTGACCCGCGAAGAGCTGATGCGCCACGAGGCTGCTGGCATCACCACAGCATCCTTCCCCAAGACCATTCGCCTGGGTGGCGTGGACTGCGCCGCCACCTATTTGCACGAGCCCGGCGACCCGCGTGACGGACTGACCGTGACCGTGCCGCTGTTTGTACTGAACCAGGTCAACGACGAGCGTTGTGAGTGGCTGGTGCCCGGCATGCTGAAGGACAAGGTGCAGGCGCTGCTAAAAACTTTGCATCAGCGCCCCCGTTCACGCCTGGTGCCGCTGCCCGACACGGCCACCAAGTTCGCCGAGGTGCTGAACGCGCCCGAGCGTTTTGGCAGCGGCGCGCTGATCGACGCGTTGTTGAAGCTGGTGCGTGAAGCCACATCGGTGGATGTGGCCCGTGCCGACATCAAGGCCGACATGCTGACGCCCCATTTCTTCATGAACTTCCGCGTGGTGGACGAACATGGCCGCCAGTTGGGCCATGGCCGCAACCTGGGCGCGCTGAAGGCCGAGCTGGGCGCACAGGCGCGCGGCGCGTTTCAGGCACTGGCCGGGCTCAAGCTGGCGCAGGTGGGTGCCGCAGGCGCTGCCCAGGCGCCGGATGCAGCGGGTGCGGCGGTAGCCGCTCCCGGTAAACCGTTTAAGCAAAATCAGCCTCTAGCCCCCGCAAATGCTAATGGTAACGCTATAAAATCAGGAGTAAATCAAGCCGCAGCTGCACCGGCAAAGTCCACTGCACCCGCCGTCACAGAACAGCGCCACACCGCCTGGACCTTTGGTGAACTGCCCGAGTTGCTGGAAATCCGCAAGGGCGGGCAGACGCTGATCGGTTTCCCCGCGCTGATCGACCAGGGCGACGCCGTCACCATCGAGGTGTTCGATGAACCCGAAGTCTCCGCCGCCAAACACCGCGCCGGCCTGCGCCGCCTGTTTGCGTTGCAGATCAAGGACGCGCTGAAGTACCTGGAGAAAAACATCCCCGACCTGCAGAAGATGGCCGTGGCCTATATGAACGTGGGCAAAGCCGAGAACGGAACCGGCGGCGGCACGCTGGAAGAACTGCGCGAGCAGATCATCGCCGTGGCGCTGGACCGGGCCTTTTTGTTGGACCCGTTGCCCACCGACGAATTCGCCTTCAAACGCCGGGTGGAGGAGGGCAGGGGCCGCCTGACGCTGATCGCCACTGAAGTAGCACGCATGGCCGGCACCATCTTGCTAGAGCACGCTGCTGCGGCCCGCAAGATCAAGGACACCAAAACCGCGCCTGATGCTGTGGCCGACTGCGCCCAGCAGATCAACCGCCTGGTGCCCAAACGCTTTTTACAGGCGGCGCCCTGGCCGCGCCTGCAGCACATGGCCCGTTACCTGAAAGCCATCACGCTGCGGCTGGACAAGTACCGCGCCGACCCCGCCCGCGATGCGGCCCGCCTGGCCGAACTGCGCCCGCTGGAGCAGCGCTACTGGCGTT